AGAATTTGAGGAAGCTGGAAATCTGCTGGAGGCCAACAGAGATGCAACAACCATCAGCATCGAAGATGAAGATGTGAAGCCACACAAGCAAAGAAATGCTGCAGGCTTCGCTGCAGATGAAGATGGGGACACTTTGGGCAATGATGACCAGGAAGAGGTCAGGACAAGACCTGTACTTAGATGGAACTTCTACAGTTTTCACTGACTATTTACAGAAACATGTTGTCTTTTACTTGCAGCTTCTCTCTGGACAAAAGAAAAGTGTCCCTTTCTGGACGTTTGAGTACTACCAGAAGTTTTTTGACATCGAGGCCATTGACGTAATATGTTTATGGATGTTATGTAAACCTCTCGAGAACAAATGTAGTGTTGCTCAGCTTACaatgtgtattattttttttacaggtgAAGGAAAGGATCGTTGGATCAGTGCTGCCTTGGCCTGGAAAAAACTTTATTCATTCCCACCTCCGTAGAAATCCGGATCTTTATGGTTAGCTCTGACACAGTTTAAATTTTGAGTTTGTGACACGTATTTTTGCAGAAAGACACAGTTTATGTTTGTAACTTTCAGGACCGTTCTGGATCTGCACCACTCTTGTGTTTGCTATTGCAATCAGCGGAAACATATCCACCTTCCTGACGCAGTTTGGCAATCcgaaatataaatatacaccAGAGTTCCGAAAAGGTAATGTTCATTAAATTAATAGGTCACACCAAATTTGGGAGGGAGAGTATTCATTCAGTTTCCATTGTTTCCCTTGTCTTTTGCAGTGACCATTGCTGCGACGGCGATCTTCAGCTATGCTTGGTTTGTGCCTCTTGCCCTCTGGGGTTTGCTGCTATGGAGA
This sequence is a window from Parambassis ranga chromosome 17, fParRan2.1, whole genome shotgun sequence. Protein-coding genes within it:
- the yipf1 gene encoding protein YIPF1, whose protein sequence is MASTSDPFQFKEFEEAGNLLEANRDATTISIEDEDVKPHKQRNAAGFAADEDGDTLGNDDQEELLSGQKKSVPFWTFEYYQKFFDIEAIDVKERIVGSVLPWPGKNFIHSHLRRNPDLYGPFWICTTLVFAIAISGNISTFLTQFGNPKYKYTPEFRKVTIAATAIFSYAWFVPLALWGLLLWRNNKVMNLVSYSFMEIVCVYGYSLSIYIPAVVLWILPFEWLRWCSIVVALCLSGSVLALTFWPAVRDDHPKVIIAIMSAIVLLNVLLAVGCKAYFFSSPSQRMPVHSSPPTDAVKTP